From one Malus sylvestris chromosome 1, drMalSylv7.2, whole genome shotgun sequence genomic stretch:
- the LOC126603690 gene encoding transcription factor bHLH93-like, producing MCILTTFKCNWFMFLSLFSRFPSNYSLSSVEREMELSEHGFLEELLLAPRRDGWSSLNSGLNELFPINGWSLDSFEENPVLVSSLNPQFVGFSTQSSFEECPFTTTTTASSSSYPFVVDGLCAVPEINGTTTPPPFPPQDHPDYPPMVEDEEFGNFLGSENHSSCLELEESKNKDNLGTCKVEMDQQAADHHIIPSAFSMGLCGEKRSSKSKKLEGQPSKNLMAERRRRKRLNDRLSMLRSIVPKISKMDRTSILGDTIDYMKELLERINKLQEEGTEEGTNQINLMGTSKDLSSSEVLVRNSPKFDVERRDGDTRIDICCAAKPGLLLSTVNTIEALGLEIKQCVISCFNDFSMQASCSEEAEQRNLLSPQDIKQALFRNAGYGGRCL from the exons atgtgtATACTTACAACTTTTAAGTGCAACTGGTTCATGTTCTTAAGTCTCTTCTCTAGATTTCCTAGTAACTATTCCTTGAGCAGTgtggagagagagatggagctTAGCGAACATGGTTTCTTAGAGGAACTGCTACTCGCTCCAAGAAGAGACGGTTGGAGCAGCCTCAACTCTGGATTGAATGAGTTATTTCCCATCAATGGATGGAGTTTAGATTCTTTTGAAGAGAACCCAGTTCTGGTTTCCTCACTTAATCCACAATTTGTTGGGTTCTCCACACAATCAAGCTTTGAAGAATGCCCTttcaccaccaccactactgcctcctcctcctcctaccCTTTTGTTGTTGATGGGCTCTGTGCAGTCCCAGAGATCAATGGCACTACTACCCCTCCTCCATTTCCACCACAAGATCATCCAGATTACCCTCCAATGGTGGAAGATGAAGAGTTTGGTAATTTTCTTGGGAGTGAAAACCACAGCAGCTGCTTGGAGTTGgaagaaagcaagaacaaagataATCTCGGTACTTGCAAAGTTGAGATGGACCAGCAAGCAGCAGATCATCACATTATTCCTTCAGCTTTTTCCATGGGATTGTGTGGTGAAAAGAGAAGCAGTAAGTCTAAGAAGTTAGAAGGGCAGCCTTCAAAGAATCTTATggcagagagaagaagaaggaagcgCTTGAATGACCGCCTTTCCATGCTCAGATCAATTGTCCCAAAGATTAGCAAG ATGGACAGAACATCCATACTTGGAGACACAATAGATTATATGAAAGAGCTTTTGGAAAGGATCAATAAGTTGCAAGAAGAAGGAACTGAAGAGGGTACCAATCAAATCAACTTAATGGGCACCTCCAAGGACCTAAGCTCAAGTGAGGTACTAGTCAGAAATTCCCCAAAG TTTGATGTGGAGAGGAGAGATGGAGATACCAGGATAGACATATGCTGTGCAGCCAAGCCAGGATTGCTGCTGTCAACAGTGAACACTATAGAAGCATTAGGGCTTGAGATTAAACAGTGTGTTATAAGTTGCTTCAATGATTTTTCAATGCAAGCTTCATGTTCTGAG GAAGCTGAGCAGAGAAATTTGTTAAGTCCTCAGGATATAAAGCAAGCATTGTTCAGAAATGCAGGATATGGAGGAAGATGTTTGTAG
- the LOC126602935 gene encoding uncharacterized protein LOC126602935, whose amino-acid sequence MKRKPHQVFAKMPVRASVVKTAQQSTTVRRSPRFLQPQKTQEAEPSTAILWKSQRLVRPEKSAAESENPKTPKPTARSNRVVRPSSLPLSSKKSSESYDGLRRSPRLNNGVEGFQSLRRSSRILNKQLVLVHEGKGPPKKISKKLGELENGTANCGNLSSGSEKCRRKSVRLCIEQSVVDQCTDKATGSRSKSGNNRSLKKDEFSSVGKDGARIDSSKRVLKKCKMQEIDGGNKEATVRRKRKREEEGGKREEEGVGVVQGWTKEQELVLQRAYLIAKPTPLFWKKVSKLVPGKSAQECFDRVHSEHRTPPQPRTRSKANTLTNLSPFGQFSLSASKLLKPTEPKSKRPACSKQRSHLAQKTVRKLLQKHQQVYQDYEGDLFSVLEPSLGSSTESQASVIPSTPKNLQVKKGILQNRSQRSSGHKKLLSRFSSSCGRPLVSPPVLKQVRNKVWHEKYIDQLHTREAKRKAASTCTQQSTSGIDEVDVVRTAKIALVSDARDAINKLQHLQANVAGDSSDFDDDSIVSDDEEGEDDT is encoded by the exons ATGAAAAGAAAGCCCCACCAAGTGTTTGCGAAAATGCCCGTGAGAGCCTCCGTAGTCAAGACAGCACAACAGAGCACAACTGTCCGAAGATCTCCAAGATTTCTCCAACCCCAGAAAACTCAAGAAGCAGAGCCGTCCACAGCGATTCTCTGGAAAAGTCAGAGACTTGTCCGCCCGGAAAAGAGCGCTGCGGAGTCTGAAAATCCGAAAACCCCCAAACCCACAGCCAGAAGCAACCGTGTCGTACGTCCTTCGAGTCTCCCACTCAGCTCTAAGAAATCGAGTGAATCCTACGATGGGTTGAGGAGATCTCCGAGATTGAACAATGGGGTTGAGGGGTTTCAGAGTCTTAGACGTTCTTCAAGGATTTTGAACAAGCAGCTCGTCCTCGTCCATGAAGGTAAGGGTCCCCCAAAGAAAATCTCGAAGAAATTGGGCGAATTGGAGAATGGGACGGCTAATTGCGGAAATTTGAGTTCTGGGTCAGAAAAATGTCGAAGAAAATCTGTCAGGTTGTGTATTGAGCAATCTGTTGTGGATCAATGCACTGATAAGGCAACTGGTTCTCGATCTAAGAGTGGAAACAACAGGTCGTTGAAGAAAGATGAGTTCTCAAGTGTTGGAAAAGATGGAGCTCGTATTGATTCATCAAAAAGAGTTCTGAAAAAGTGCAAAATGCAAGAGATAGACGGTGGAAATAAAGAAGCGACGGTtaggaggaagagaaagagggagGAGGAAGGggggaagagggaggaagaaggtGTTGGGGTTGTTCAAGGGTGGACAAAGGAACAAGAACTGGTATTGCAAAGAGCTTATTTGATAGCGAAGCCAACACCCCTCTTCTGGAAGAAGGTTTCTAAACTG GTGCCTGGAAAATCTGCACAGGAGTGCTTTGATAGAGTCCACTCTGAGCATAGAACTCCACCTCAACCTCGTACCCGGTCGAAGGCAAACACATTAACAAATTTGTCTCCCTTTGGACAGTTTTCACTCTCTGCAAGTAAACTGCTTAAACCCACTGAGCCAAAGTCTAAAAGGCCAGCTTGCAGTAAACAGAGGAGTCATCTTGCCCAGAAAACTGTCCGAAAGTTGTTACAAAAACATCAGCAAGTGTACCAAGATTACGAGGGAGATCTATTTTCAGTGCTTGAGCCCAGTCTAGGTTCATCTACCGAGAGTCAAGCGAGTGTTATACCTTCTACCCCAAAGAATTTACAGGTAAAAAAGGGAATTCTTCAAAACCGTAGTCAAAGATCTTCAGGTCATAAGAAGCTGCTGTCGAGATTTAGTAGCTCATGTGGCAGACCTCTCGTTAGCCCCCCGGTACTGAAGCAGGTCCGAAACAAGGTCTGGCATGAGAAATATATTGATCAATTACATACCagggaagcaaagagaaaagctGCATCTACATGCACTCAACAATCCACTTCTGGAATTGATGAGGTGGATGTGGTAAGAACTGCAAAAATTGCCCTGGTTTCTGATGCAAGAGATGCTATCAATAAACTCCAACATCTGCAGGCCAATGTCGCCGGCGACTCTTCTGATTTCGACGATGATAGCATTGTAAGTGATGATGAGGAAGGTGAAGATGATACTTAG
- the LOC126605861 gene encoding uncharacterized protein At5g65660-like, which produces MESPDFSPPHVDASRPSLGFPLGTALLLIIIFSLSGIFSCCYHWDKLRSLRRSFNQDADPEADVEPPSPAKSKPAHMDLKQKQRQSLPVIMAGDQIPKFMALPCPREPPRDDKIAVKVQKQPKPPRFPVPLY; this is translated from the exons ATGGAGAGCCCGGATTTTTCACCACCCCACGTGGATGCATCACGGCCGTCCTTGGGCTTCCCTCTTGGCACGGCTCTCCTCTTGATCATCATATTTAGCCTCAGTGGAATCTTCTCGTGCTGCTACCACTGGGACAAGCTCAGATCACTCCGTAGATCTTTCAACCAAGACGCTGACCCCGAGGCCGACGTCGAACCGCCATCTCCCGCCAAATCTAAACCTGCCCACATG GATTTGAAGCAGAAGCAGAGGCAAAGCTTGCCAGTGATAATGGCAGGGGACCAGATTCCAAAGTTTATGGCATTGCCATGTCCTCGAGAACCTCCGAGAGATGACAAGATTGCAGTGAAGGTGCAGAAGCAGCCCAAGCCACCTCGATTTCCTGTGCCTCTGTATTAG